The following coding sequences are from one Ornithodoros turicata isolate Travis chromosome 1, ASM3712646v1, whole genome shotgun sequence window:
- the LOC135383442 gene encoding uncharacterized protein LOC135383442 has product MAVNNTAIPVYHEKLLTVSLGLRRDFPWLFLVAGVSQAIIGADFLHHFRLSVDVSRRLLVDGCTNLSVRAISAPPPNEPFIGASLPTVSPPFHDLLRQFPSLTQQPDWTLPVRHDVVHHIETKGPPAFCRPRPLGPEKMKIARAEFQHMLDIGIARPSSASWSSALHMVPKKTGDWRPCGDYRALNLALSPTDTPCRAFKTSRRIFTARSASLR; this is encoded by the coding sequence ATGGCAGTGAACAACACCGCCATCCCGGTGTACCACGAGAAGCTACTGACTGTAAGCCTCGGCTTACGACGGGACTTTCCTTGGCTGTTCCTGGTCGCCGGCGTTTCTCAAGCCATCATTGGTGCGGACTTTCTTCATCATTTTCGCCTTTCTGTTGACGTCTCCAGACGTCTACTCGTCGACGGCTGCACCAACCTATCTGTCCGGGCGATCTCTGCTCCCCCACCCAACGAGCCTTTCATCGGAGCGTCTCTCCCTACCGTTTCGCCACCCTTCCACGACCTCCTTCGGCAGTTCCCGTCGCTCACACAGCAGCCGGACTGGACTCTGCCCGTTAGACACGATGTAGTCCATCACATCGAAACGAAAGGACCCCCAGCTTTCTGTCGCCCGCGCCCTTTGGGTCCAGAGAAGATGAAGATCGCTAGGGCCGAATTCCAACACATGTTGGACATAGGCATCGCTCGCCCGTCATCCGCGAGCTGGTCCTCTGCCCTTCATATGGTCCCTAAGAAAACGGGCGACTGGAGGCCATGCGGGGACTACCGCGCTCTCAACCTTGCACTGTCTCCGACAGATACCCCTTGCCGCGCCTTCAAGACTTCACGGCGCATCTTCACGGCACGAAGTGCTTCTCTAAGATAG
- the LOC135383454 gene encoding uncharacterized protein LOC135383454 has product MNPAGDQPDQPDLPSGAQPLSQPTVAHVSVRLPPFWSRNPAIWFHQVKAQFLLAGVTSQLARYRHVVAALPPEIAMDVADVITSQPPQTPYDHLRAAILKRTMLSERKRIQQLLSAEELGDRRPSQLLRAMQALLADRADSIDEAFLRELFLQRLPTTVQMVLATAETLPLFQLAEHADKVLEVAVPGALVGAVNQTAPPYAPPSGTLGHPSPSASPSAINAISVELASVRAEMQRLSESVAALQRPSPRRRSSSRSRRYRSPRRFNSRTPSPTDGTTPPPCWYHERFGSAATRCTRPCGWSGNDQGNR; this is encoded by the coding sequence ATGAATCCCGCTGGCGACCAGCCCGACCAACCAGACTTACCTTCGGGCGCACAGCCGCTTTCCCAACCCACAGTCGCCCATGTCAGCGTCCGGCTACCACCCTTCTGGTCGCGGAACCCCGCCATCTGGTTCCATCAAGTCAAGGCGCAGTTCCTCCTTGCTGGCGTCACATCGCAGCTGGCAAGGTACCGGCACGTCGTCGCCGCGTTGCCACCAGAGATTGCCATGGACGTTGCCGACGTCATCACCAGCCAACCGCCTCAGACCCCATACGATCACCTGCGCGCCGCCATCCTTAAGCGCACCATGCTCTCAGAGCGCAAACGGATACAACAGCTCTTAAGCGCCGAGGAGCTCGGCGACCGGCGCCCTTCGCAGCTGCTCCGCGCGATGCAAGCCCTTCTAGCAGACCGGGCCGATTCTATCGACGAAGCATTCCTTCGAGAACTGTTTTTACAGCGGCTGCCGACCACCGTGCAGATGGTTCTCGCGACGGCTGAAACCTTGCCCCTATTCCAGCTGGCGGAGCACGCGGACAAGGTGTTGGAAGTCGCTGTTCCGGGAGCATTGGTCGGAGCAGTCAATCAGACGGCTCCACCATACGCGCCTCCTTCTGGGACCCTTGGCCATCCATCCCCTTCAGCGTCCCCCTCTGCCATCAACGCCATCAGCGTCGAGCTTGCATCTGTGCGCGCAGAGATGCAGCGCCTCTCAGAATCAGTGGCCGCCCTACAACGACCAAGCCCACGCCGACGTTCCTCAAGTCGTTCCCGCCGTTACCGCTCCCCTCGGAGGTTCAATAGCCGTACCCCTTCCCCTACCGACGGCACCACTCCACCTCCCTGCTGGTACCACGAGCGTTTTGGCAGCGCCGCCACCCGCTGCACACGACCTTGCGGATGGTCGGGAAACGATCAAGGGAATCGCTGA